The Sulfurimonas sp. HSL-1716 sequence GTCGTAACCGCGGTTACGCTCGTAGCGGTTATACACTTGCATTTGGAAGTATCGGATTTAAAGCTGTCGAAGCCGGCCGTATCAATTCTCGCCAAATAGAAGCAGCTCGTATCTCGGCTACTCGTCATATTAAACGTAACGGAAAGATCTGGATCAGAGTATTCCCTGCAAAACCGTTGACTGCTAAGCCTCTAGAAACTCGTATGGGTAAAGGTAAAGGTGGAGTTGA is a genomic window containing:
- the rplP gene encoding 50S ribosomal protein L16, yielding MLMPKRTKYRKVMKGRNRGYARSGYTLAFGSIGFKAVEAGRINSRQIEAARISATRHIKRNGKIWIRVFPAKPLTAKPLETRMGKGKGGVDQWVMNIKPGRIIFEMGGVNHDLAREALTLAMHKLPFKTKIITAEMNNEIF